In one Shewanella loihica PV-4 genomic region, the following are encoded:
- a CDS encoding YjfI family protein: MNIHNIANHLNALGDNSHTGFQFDCYPIDGDVEVLQVNVVGREEIPVFVSVTDNQILCISYLWGEDEVKQDRRSEMFETMLELNIPMPLSSFAKVDDKYVVYGALSVQSSMLEIEQELSVLSDNCLEVIDELADFLK; encoded by the coding sequence ATGAACATTCACAACATTGCCAACCACCTCAATGCACTTGGCGACAACAGCCACACCGGCTTTCAATTCGACTGTTATCCCATAGATGGCGACGTCGAAGTACTGCAAGTCAACGTTGTGGGACGCGAAGAGATCCCTGTGTTTGTATCGGTAACGGACAACCAAATCCTGTGCATCAGCTACCTGTGGGGCGAAGACGAAGTTAAGCAAGACCGTCGCAGCGAGATGTTTGAAACCATGCTCGAACTCAACATCCCTATGCCACTGTCCTCCTTCGCTAAGGTCGACGACAAGTATGTGGTCTATGGAGCCCTGTCTGTGCAATCGAGCATGTTAGAGATAGAGCAAGAGCTGTCAGTCCTGTCAGACAACTGTCTGGAAGTGATCGACGAGCTGGCCGATTTCTTAAAGTAA
- a CDS encoding polyamine aminopropyltransferase translates to MQSTHTTTPAPAGVKSLSWFDDLLLLGIMAVLAACGLIYEYLLSHYAGRILGALEAAIYTMIGLMIVSMGVGAFAARKIRCAFTGFAMLELCVALCGALAILITAAVIGFGQQLPIIIASTIGLPPDQLPQGGFIGTLQKLSEYLPYAWGVLLGLMIGMEIPLIARVRQSLCDEHLMHNAGTIYGADYIGAGVGAAIWVIFMLALDIQLAAALTASFNLLAGFLFIWRFWSKIRFNRLLLAGHLLATGILLVLAIHGPKWDQAFNNLLYKDKVVYAKATRFQQLTFTERLRGNHLAPVYSLYINGRLQFSSQDEHIYHAFLVHPTLAASARHDKVLIIGGGDGLGLRQVLKWQPKQVTLMDLDADLVRLFKEGDPEMPPRLSNALLKLNGDAFNDARVELLIDDAFNGADKLIRRGEKFDAIIVDLPDPSHPDLNKLYSDLFYRKLKELLSSDGAISVQSTSPYHAAKAFISVGKTLQAASFQVEQYHHNVPSFGEWGWSIGTLRGQNAKQRLSSMTELPVDDPWLTPGLIRAAFEFPKNYYEHADQVKVNDIGSMHLYRYHQRAWSEDENLTLD, encoded by the coding sequence ATGCAATCAACACACACCACAACGCCTGCTCCTGCAGGCGTTAAATCATTAAGCTGGTTCGACGATCTCCTGCTGCTGGGGATCATGGCGGTACTGGCCGCCTGTGGCCTCATCTACGAATACTTGCTGTCCCACTATGCGGGGCGGATCCTGGGGGCCCTGGAAGCCGCCATCTACACAATGATCGGCCTGATGATAGTCTCCATGGGCGTCGGCGCCTTCGCCGCGCGTAAGATCCGCTGCGCCTTCACCGGCTTCGCCATGCTGGAGCTGTGCGTCGCCCTCTGCGGCGCCCTGGCGATTCTGATCACCGCCGCCGTGATCGGCTTCGGCCAACAGCTGCCCATCATCATCGCCAGCACCATAGGCTTGCCGCCGGATCAGTTGCCCCAGGGCGGCTTTATCGGCACGCTGCAGAAGCTGAGTGAATACCTGCCCTACGCCTGGGGCGTATTGCTCGGCCTGATGATAGGCATGGAAATCCCCCTGATCGCCCGGGTACGTCAGTCACTTTGTGACGAGCACCTAATGCATAACGCAGGCACCATCTATGGCGCCGACTATATAGGTGCCGGCGTCGGCGCCGCCATCTGGGTGATCTTCATGCTGGCGCTGGATATCCAGCTGGCCGCGGCGCTCACCGCCAGCTTTAACCTGCTGGCCGGCTTCCTGTTTATCTGGCGTTTCTGGTCCAAGATCCGCTTTAACCGACTGTTATTGGCAGGCCATCTGCTCGCCACTGGTATATTGCTGGTACTGGCCATTCATGGCCCCAAGTGGGATCAGGCCTTCAACAATCTGCTCTACAAGGACAAGGTGGTCTATGCCAAGGCGACCCGTTTTCAGCAGCTCACCTTTACCGAGCGTCTGCGGGGCAATCACCTGGCGCCTGTCTACTCTCTGTATATCAACGGCCGCCTGCAGTTCTCCAGCCAGGATGAGCATATCTATCACGCCTTCCTGGTACACCCGACGCTGGCCGCCAGTGCCCGTCACGATAAGGTGTTGATCATAGGGGGCGGCGACGGACTTGGACTGAGGCAGGTGCTCAAGTGGCAACCCAAGCAGGTCACCCTGATGGATCTCGACGCGGATCTGGTGAGGCTGTTCAAGGAGGGCGACCCAGAGATGCCGCCGCGACTATCAAACGCGCTGTTAAAGCTTAATGGCGATGCCTTTAACGATGCGCGGGTCGAGCTGCTGATAGACGATGCCTTTAACGGCGCCGACAAGCTAATAAGGCGCGGCGAGAAGTTTGACGCCATTATCGTGGATCTACCCGACCCCAGCCATCCGGATCTCAACAAGCTTTATTCGGATCTCTTCTATCGCAAGCTCAAGGAGCTGCTGAGCAGCGACGGGGCGATCTCGGTGCAGTCGACCTCCCCCTATCACGCCGCCAAGGCCTTCATCTCGGTCGGTAAGACGCTGCAAGCCGCAAGCTTTCAAGTTGAGCAGTATCACCACAATGTGCCCAGTTTCGGCGAATGGGGCTGGAGCATAGGCACCCTAAGGGGCCAAAACGCCAAGCAGCGGCTGTCGAGTATGACAGAGCTGCCGGTCGATGACCCCTGGCTCACGCCTGGGCTTATCAGGGCGGCTTTTGAATTTCCTAAAAATTATTATGAACATGCAGACCAGGTGAAGGTCAACGATATAGGCTCAATGCATCTGTATCGCTACCATCAGCGCGCCTGGTCAGAGGATGAAAACCTGACGCTCGACTGA
- a CDS encoding DUF350 domain-containing protein — protein MTFFQHYGLTQELAIILAIDLTIAIVLLTAMRYLQGWTVKVNSTHELSERDNFAFGISTAGAVAGLGIVLTGAITGEAAQSYLFEAIGMSAYGIFGLILIKLGRFLHDKVALNEIDKNAMILKGNISVAIVDATAAIATAIIIRSVLLWAEDLTLDTFIAIFSAFAISQLMLVLLTRLRERSYAKRHDDSSMQEALAKGHIAVAIRHSGYMLAMALSFNAASHFIVFMPTAYVTNILGWLIFSVIMLLALSLLLALVKKLVLANINLKAEVEEQHNIGIATVELAISVAIALILTSLMA, from the coding sequence ATGACATTTTTTCAACACTACGGTCTGACCCAGGAACTGGCGATCATCTTGGCCATAGATCTGACTATCGCCATCGTCTTGCTCACGGCCATGCGTTACCTGCAGGGCTGGACCGTTAAGGTCAACAGCACCCATGAGTTGTCCGAGCGGGATAACTTCGCCTTCGGCATCAGCACAGCTGGTGCCGTAGCAGGCCTGGGGATCGTACTTACCGGCGCCATCACCGGCGAGGCGGCCCAGTCCTACCTTTTCGAGGCCATCGGCATGAGCGCCTACGGCATCTTCGGCCTGATTCTGATCAAACTCGGTCGCTTCCTGCATGACAAGGTGGCGCTGAACGAGATAGATAAGAACGCCATGATCTTAAAGGGCAATATCTCTGTCGCCATAGTAGATGCCACCGCCGCCATCGCCACCGCCATCATCATACGTTCCGTACTGCTTTGGGCCGAAGATCTGACCCTGGACACCTTTATCGCCATCTTCAGCGCCTTTGCCATCTCACAGCTAATGTTGGTGCTGCTGACCCGTCTGCGTGAGCGTAGCTATGCCAAGCGCCACGACGACAGCTCAATGCAAGAGGCGCTGGCCAAGGGGCATATCGCGGTGGCGATACGTCACAGCGGCTATATGCTCGCCATGGCACTGAGCTTCAACGCCGCCAGCCACTTCATCGTCTTCATGCCGACCGCCTATGTCACCAACATACTCGGCTGGCTGATCTTCTCGGTGATCATGCTGCTCGCCCTCTCACTGCTACTGGCCCTGGTGAAGAAACTGGTGCTGGCCAATATCAACCTGAAAGCAGAGGTCGAAGAGCAGCACAACATAGGTATCGCCACCGTCGAGCTGGCCATCAGCGTGGCCATCGCCCTGATCCTCACCAGCCTGATGGCCTAA
- the glnE gene encoding bifunctional [glutamate--ammonia ligase]-adenylyl-L-tyrosine phosphorylase/[glutamate--ammonia-ligase] adenylyltransferase, with the protein MENMSEQALPHEVNQVAEQHWQRLAEAWPDISEQLTPEQTKELKTIFGLSDFVAEQLCRHPNWIVSLFEGQLSMLARDSFSSELHSILAGANDEEQVKAILRRYRNRQMVRLAWRDFLGYAELNDSLLDLSALAEALIIAARDWLYGQMCQQYGTPCDSEGNPQPLMILGMGKLGGRELNFSSDIDLIFTFPEHGETQGGRRSQDNQQFFIRMGQRLVNLLNQVTVDGFVYRVDMRLRPYGESGPLVVSFSGLEDYYQEQGRDWERYAMVKARALGPWSAYSDELHDMLRPFVYRRYIDFSAIESLRKMKQLITQEVRRRRLTDNIKLGAGGIREVEFVVQSFQLIRGGREPALRQQSLFGAIDTLYKLGQLEYLAVDELKQSYLMLRRVENLLQAIGDQQTQTLPQHLLDWQRLCFALGMAGEAELRTHIESAMAKIHRYFKETVGGQESDEVAEQWTAQLWSLVDDEDAEALLKEHGVEESELWPALKSWRGTVAKRTIGPRGRETLDKLMPWLLQEFIQLPTPTKAFLPVSKVLDQILTRTTYLELLFENPGARQQLVSLCMASPWIGEQLAKFPMLLDELIDPAQLYDTTSLDDYPSELRQYLLRVPEEDMEQQMEALRQFKLSQQLKIAAADVTGVLPVMQVSDHLTFLAEAIIEQVVLQAWQQVSKRHGTPSYLAPEEMGFAVIGYGKAGGLELGYGSDLDLVFLHNYTRDKYPDAQQTNGDRPIDIGHFYLKLAQRILHLFSTRTTSGELYEVDMRLRPSGASGLLVSEIEYFGSYQREEAWTWEHQALVRARFLFGDNRLAARFSELRADVLAMERDKAELAKEVREMRQKMRTHLLKVDEGCFDLKQSPGGIADIEFIAQYLVLANTHDHPELAIWSDNVRIFEVLSELELLPHLSAQHLTQAYCYLRDESHRLTLQQAPGQLPQESVDLHVQRVLAIYEQVLNNGQ; encoded by the coding sequence ATGGAAAACATGAGCGAGCAAGCGTTACCCCATGAAGTCAATCAGGTTGCCGAGCAGCATTGGCAACGCCTCGCCGAGGCCTGGCCGGATATCTCCGAACAGCTCACCCCGGAGCAGACCAAAGAGCTGAAAACCATCTTCGGTCTCAGCGACTTTGTCGCCGAGCAGCTGTGTCGCCACCCCAACTGGATAGTCTCTCTGTTCGAGGGGCAACTGAGTATGCTGGCCCGCGACAGTTTCAGTAGTGAGCTGCACTCCATTCTGGCAGGCGCCAACGACGAGGAGCAGGTCAAGGCGATACTGCGCCGCTACCGTAACCGTCAGATGGTGCGTCTCGCCTGGCGAGATTTCTTAGGTTATGCCGAGCTGAACGACTCCCTGCTGGATCTCTCGGCCCTGGCCGAGGCACTGATCATCGCCGCCCGCGACTGGCTCTATGGCCAGATGTGCCAGCAGTATGGCACCCCTTGCGACAGCGAGGGCAATCCCCAGCCCTTGATGATCTTGGGTATGGGCAAGCTGGGTGGCCGCGAGCTCAACTTCTCTTCCGATATCGACCTTATCTTTACCTTCCCCGAACATGGCGAGACTCAAGGCGGTCGTCGCAGTCAGGACAACCAGCAGTTCTTTATCCGCATGGGACAGCGCCTGGTTAACCTGCTCAATCAGGTGACGGTCGATGGCTTCGTCTACCGGGTCGACATGCGCCTGCGTCCCTACGGCGAGAGTGGCCCTTTGGTGGTCAGCTTTAGTGGCCTGGAAGACTATTATCAGGAGCAGGGCAGGGACTGGGAGCGCTACGCCATGGTCAAGGCTCGTGCCCTGGGCCCCTGGAGCGCCTACAGCGACGAGCTGCACGACATGCTGCGCCCCTTCGTCTATCGCCGTTATATCGATTTCTCGGCCATCGAATCCCTGCGCAAGATGAAGCAGTTGATCACCCAGGAGGTGAGACGCCGCCGCCTGACCGACAACATCAAGCTGGGAGCTGGTGGCATCCGCGAGGTCGAGTTCGTGGTGCAGAGCTTTCAGCTGATCCGTGGCGGACGTGAGCCGGCGCTGCGTCAGCAGAGCCTATTTGGCGCCATAGACACCCTCTATAAGCTGGGGCAGTTGGAATACCTGGCGGTGGATGAGCTCAAACAGAGCTACCTCATGCTACGCCGGGTGGAAAACCTGCTGCAGGCCATAGGTGATCAGCAGACCCAGACTCTGCCGCAACACCTGCTGGACTGGCAGCGCCTCTGTTTCGCCTTGGGCATGGCCGGAGAGGCTGAGCTGCGGACCCATATCGAATCGGCGATGGCCAAGATCCATCGCTACTTCAAGGAGACGGTGGGCGGTCAGGAGAGCGACGAGGTGGCCGAGCAGTGGACCGCCCAGCTGTGGAGCCTGGTTGATGATGAAGATGCCGAGGCCCTGCTCAAGGAGCATGGCGTCGAGGAGAGCGAACTCTGGCCAGCGCTGAAGAGTTGGCGTGGCACAGTCGCTAAACGCACCATAGGCCCGCGCGGTCGAGAGACCCTCGATAAATTAATGCCCTGGCTGCTGCAGGAGTTTATTCAGCTGCCGACGCCCACCAAGGCCTTCCTACCGGTAAGTAAGGTGCTGGATCAGATCCTCACCCGTACCACTTACCTCGAGCTGCTGTTCGAGAATCCAGGTGCCCGCCAGCAGCTGGTGAGCCTCTGCATGGCCAGTCCCTGGATCGGAGAGCAGCTGGCCAAGTTCCCTATGCTGCTGGACGAGTTGATCGATCCGGCCCAGCTTTATGACACTACTTCGCTGGATGACTACCCCAGCGAGCTGCGCCAATACCTGCTGCGGGTGCCCGAGGAGGATATGGAGCAGCAGATGGAGGCCCTGCGTCAGTTTAAGCTGTCGCAGCAGCTGAAGATTGCCGCCGCCGACGTGACTGGCGTGCTGCCTGTGATGCAGGTGAGTGACCATTTGACCTTCCTCGCCGAGGCGATCATAGAGCAGGTGGTGCTGCAGGCCTGGCAGCAGGTGAGCAAGCGCCACGGAACGCCGTCTTATCTGGCACCTGAGGAGATGGGCTTTGCGGTGATAGGCTACGGTAAGGCGGGCGGCCTGGAGCTGGGTTATGGCTCGGATCTGGACCTGGTGTTTCTGCACAACTATACCCGCGACAAGTACCCCGATGCGCAGCAGACCAACGGCGATCGCCCCATCGACATTGGCCACTTCTATCTCAAGCTGGCTCAGCGGATCTTGCACCTCTTCTCCACCCGCACCACCTCGGGGGAACTCTACGAGGTGGATATGCGCCTGCGCCCCTCGGGGGCTTCGGGACTCTTGGTGAGTGAGATCGAATATTTCGGTAGCTATCAACGTGAAGAAGCCTGGACCTGGGAGCATCAGGCGCTGGTGCGGGCACGCTTCCTGTTTGGCGATAATCGCCTGGCCGCCCGTTTCAGCGAGCTGAGGGCCGACGTGCTCGCCATGGAGCGGGACAAGGCTGAGCTGGCTAAGGAGGTGCGTGAGATGCGCCAGAAGATGCGCACCCATCTACTCAAGGTCGATGAGGGCTGCTTCGATCTCAAACAGAGCCCGGGCGGGATCGCCGACATCGAATTTATTGCCCAGTATCTGGTGCTGGCCAACACCCATGACCATCCAGAGCTGGCGATCTGGTCCGATAATGTGCGCATCTTCGAGGTGCTGTCTGAGCTGGAGCTACTGCCCCACCTGAGCGCCCAACACCTGACCCAGGCCTATTGCTATCTGCGCGACGAGAGTCACCGCCTGACGCTGCAACAGGCGCCGGGACAGCTGCCTCAGGAGAGTGTTGATCTTCATGTGCAGCGGGTGCTGGCCATCTACGAACAGGTGCTCAATAACGGCCAATAG
- a CDS encoding substrate-binding periplasmic protein, with translation MALNKLSQLSYYTESYPPYNYRESHQLKGIAVDLLAAAARRVDGRFDIHSIQLVPWARGYKLTRTGKNTVLFSTTRTPYREPLFDWVGPISATRIVIFARADRVIHITDVEQLNQYSIGVIAQDIGEQALLAAGIAREQLRRAHEATSLVHMLRRERVDLWAYEEVVGRYLMKQEGVDTDEFEVVFTLKVSELYYAFSRDSDPELRRRLQQGIDKVKATIEANGKTQYENILAKYR, from the coding sequence TTGGCCCTGAACAAGCTGTCGCAGCTCAGCTATTACACCGAATCCTACCCGCCCTATAATTACCGTGAATCCCATCAGCTTAAGGGGATCGCCGTGGATCTGCTGGCCGCGGCGGCCCGCAGGGTCGACGGTCGTTTCGACATCCACAGCATACAGCTGGTGCCCTGGGCCAGGGGCTATAAGCTGACCCGCACCGGCAAGAATACCGTGCTCTTCTCCACCACCCGTACTCCCTATCGCGAGCCGCTATTTGACTGGGTCGGCCCCATCTCGGCGACCCGTATCGTGATCTTCGCCCGTGCCGATCGCGTCATCCATATCACGGATGTGGAGCAGCTCAATCAATACAGCATAGGGGTGATCGCCCAGGATATCGGCGAGCAGGCATTGCTGGCCGCCGGCATCGCCCGTGAGCAGTTGCGCCGCGCCCATGAGGCCACCTCTTTGGTGCATATGCTCAGGCGTGAACGGGTCGATCTCTGGGCCTATGAGGAAGTGGTGGGTCGCTACCTGATGAAACAGGAGGGGGTCGACACCGACGAGTTTGAGGTGGTCTTTACTCTCAAGGTGAGCGAGCTTTATTACGCCTTCAGCCGGGATAGCGATCCCGAGCTGCGTCGTCGCCTACAGCAGGGGATAGATAAGGTGAAGGCCACCATAGAGGCCAACGGCAAGACCCAATACGAGAACATTCTGGCCAAGTATCGTTAG
- a CDS encoding ABC transporter permease: protein MANQMQASLDIGWLALALFMLVLLVPLGIGRLFNLKLGGEMLLATARMTAQLLLVGFYLKFLFSLESLWVNLLWLSVMLLVGASAILGGARLPKARLMLPLLFSLSLSLLPLLTLLLLALLQPSPVYQAQYLIPLAGMLLGNSLSGNILALQRLFNAFEEKQEDYQGRLALGATPWQAAFPFIQGALQQALAPSIAAMSTMGLVTLPGMMTGQILGGSDPLVAVKYQVVIMLAILVMQSMSVASALSLAVRQCLNHSGKLLIKSVESIKN, encoded by the coding sequence ATGGCAAACCAGATGCAGGCGAGTCTGGATATCGGCTGGCTAGCGCTTGCGCTCTTCATGCTGGTGCTGCTTGTGCCCCTGGGAATAGGCAGGCTGTTTAACCTAAAACTCGGCGGCGAGATGCTGCTGGCCACCGCGCGGATGACGGCGCAGCTATTGTTAGTCGGCTTCTACCTTAAGTTTCTCTTTAGTCTGGAGAGTCTCTGGGTGAATCTGCTCTGGCTGAGTGTCATGTTACTTGTGGGCGCTAGCGCCATCCTGGGCGGTGCCCGGCTACCTAAGGCCAGGTTAATGCTGCCACTGCTCTTTAGCCTAAGCCTCAGCCTGCTGCCCCTGCTGACACTGCTGCTATTGGCGCTGCTGCAACCCTCGCCTGTCTATCAGGCACAATACTTGATCCCCCTGGCGGGCATGCTACTGGGTAACAGCCTCTCGGGGAATATTCTGGCGCTACAGCGTCTGTTTAACGCCTTCGAGGAGAAACAGGAGGACTATCAGGGGCGACTCGCCCTGGGCGCAACACCCTGGCAGGCGGCCTTTCCCTTCATACAAGGCGCGCTGCAACAGGCCCTCGCCCCCAGTATCGCCGCCATGAGCACCATGGGACTGGTGACCCTGCCCGGCATGATGACGGGACAGATCCTCGGCGGCAGCGATCCCTTAGTCGCGGTGAAATATCAGGTGGTGATCATGCTAGCCATCTTGGTGATGCAGAGTATGAGCGTCGCCAGCGCCCTCAGTCTGGCGGTGCGTCAATGCCTGAATCACAGCGGTAAGCTGCTGATAAAAAGCGTCGAATCAATCAAGAACTAG
- the zapE gene encoding cell division protein ZapE, translated as MSRSPLQGFQHQLTQENFVDDPAQQQAILRLEALYQALQATPSDAHKPGTLHPSNQAPIKGLYLWGDVGRGKTMLMDLFCQSLPDGMALRLHFHRFMERVHKELKAESGKRDPLRRIAGRLAQNYRVICFDEFFVSDIGDAMILSGLFEALFDHGITLVATSNTPIERLYENGLARDRFLPCIALLEAHTDALHLDGGMDHRLRHLDKVQTYFQQDEGEFSRRFDAMEPGGGSDTPLTILGREISVIRRGTSTLWLDFDALCGGPRSQLDYIAIASQFDTLLLSQVPPLGGTPRSWIRARGTEDGAAAVAAGDRQLNYAPNDDPARRFIALVDELYDQGVKLYLEASLPLEQLYTPGALAFEFRRTMSRLIEMQSRQYLNATRTAGEA; from the coding sequence ATGTCGCGCTCTCCCCTCCAAGGTTTTCAACATCAACTCACCCAGGAGAACTTTGTCGACGACCCGGCTCAGCAGCAGGCCATATTGCGCCTGGAAGCCCTCTATCAGGCCTTGCAAGCAACGCCTTCTGACGCTCATAAGCCAGGCACTCTACATCCAAGTAATCAGGCACCGATCAAGGGGCTCTATTTATGGGGCGACGTCGGTCGCGGCAAGACAATGCTGATGGATCTCTTCTGTCAGAGCCTGCCCGATGGGATGGCTCTCAGGCTGCATTTTCATCGCTTCATGGAGCGGGTTCATAAGGAGCTCAAGGCCGAGAGCGGCAAGCGCGATCCTCTAAGGCGAATCGCCGGCAGGCTCGCTCAGAATTATCGAGTGATCTGCTTCGATGAGTTTTTCGTCAGCGACATAGGCGACGCCATGATACTGTCCGGCCTGTTCGAGGCCCTGTTTGATCACGGGATCACCCTGGTCGCCACCTCCAATACCCCCATAGAGCGCCTCTATGAGAATGGGCTGGCAAGAGACAGGTTTCTGCCCTGCATCGCCCTGTTAGAAGCCCACACGGATGCCCTGCACCTGGATGGCGGCATGGATCATCGCCTGCGCCACCTCGACAAGGTACAGACCTATTTCCAGCAAGATGAGGGGGAGTTTTCCAGGCGTTTCGATGCCATGGAGCCTGGTGGTGGCAGCGACACACCGTTAACTATCTTAGGCAGGGAAATTAGCGTTATTCGCCGCGGCACCTCAACCCTCTGGCTCGACTTCGACGCCCTGTGCGGCGGCCCACGCTCACAGCTCGACTATATCGCCATCGCCAGTCAGTTCGATACCCTGCTCCTGAGCCAGGTACCGCCCCTTGGCGGCACGCCCCGCAGCTGGATCCGCGCCAGGGGCACAGAAGATGGCGCCGCCGCTGTGGCCGCGGGGGACCGCCAGCTCAACTACGCGCCCAACGATGATCCAGCCCGGCGCTTCATCGCTCTGGTGGACGAGCTCTACGATCAAGGGGTCAAACTCTACCTAGAGGCCAGTCTGCCGCTTGAGCAGCTCTACACCCCGGGCGCCCTGGCCTTCGAATTCAGACGCACCATGAGTCGCCTCATTGAGATGCAGTCGCGCCAATACCTGAACGCAACCCGCACCGCGGGCGAGGCCTAA
- a CDS encoding OmpA family protein produces MKPQTLACTLALCGGLGLSGLALANDLPFQPLPEGKLYKQEDRHYTPFDLVIGVDKNTYQTQTVAGQLKRVYYKLPSSYLASHAVNNYKAQIEKLGGTILFECQEKACGDDHKLSKQIAPLSDIPKKTPALLTTKLTLAKKQLYLSVYGANWHNGAGLQLDIIEVIDEPLDLLATNQAYLTSEVSQSEFKDRGNKDTQGSKDHPMIARLPGAFIQKYQQQGYAQTLVFDGVEQGQHKIKTLEGKVTDIGYKLPRGYSEYEVDANYKAALEKLGFVRGFHCQGLACGKTDLIERRIKTLISIGFDENQYYSLYRLDRPDGAVHAMVFITGYHGGLWGEIKVVEETKLVDDRVVIDLEGLKDKIAQQGHVALDGLLFKFDSDQMLPEADEVITTLATYLKSHPKQHFYVVGHTDDQGKQGYNKGLSEQRAKAVVATLTQSHGINKAQLSPMGVGEYVPVANNLDEAGRQRNRRVELVLRSDMQ; encoded by the coding sequence ATGAAACCCCAAACTCTCGCCTGCACACTCGCCTTATGTGGCGGCTTAGGCCTTAGCGGCCTGGCACTGGCCAATGACCTCCCCTTTCAGCCCCTGCCAGAAGGTAAACTTTATAAGCAAGAAGATCGCCACTACACTCCCTTCGACCTGGTGATTGGCGTCGACAAGAACACTTATCAGACGCAGACGGTTGCCGGTCAGCTGAAACGGGTCTATTACAAGTTGCCAAGCAGCTATCTTGCCTCCCACGCCGTCAACAACTACAAGGCACAGATCGAAAAACTCGGCGGCACAATATTGTTCGAGTGTCAGGAGAAGGCCTGCGGCGATGACCACAAACTCTCAAAACAGATAGCGCCGCTCAGCGACATCCCCAAGAAGACACCCGCACTGCTAACCACCAAGCTCACGCTTGCCAAGAAACAGCTCTACCTTTCCGTCTATGGCGCTAATTGGCACAACGGCGCCGGCCTGCAGCTGGATATCATCGAGGTGATTGACGAGCCCTTGGATCTGCTTGCCACCAACCAGGCCTACCTGACAAGCGAGGTCAGCCAGAGCGAATTTAAGGACAGAGGCAATAAGGATACCCAAGGCTCAAAGGATCACCCAATGATCGCCAGGCTGCCCGGCGCCTTCATCCAAAAATATCAGCAGCAGGGCTATGCCCAGACCTTGGTATTTGACGGTGTCGAACAGGGCCAGCACAAGATTAAGACATTAGAGGGTAAGGTCACCGACATCGGCTATAAACTCCCAAGGGGCTACTCGGAGTATGAGGTTGACGCTAACTATAAGGCGGCGCTGGAAAAGCTTGGCTTTGTCCGGGGCTTTCACTGCCAGGGCTTAGCCTGTGGTAAGACAGATCTCATCGAACGTCGCATCAAGACACTGATCAGCATAGGTTTCGATGAAAACCAATATTACAGCCTGTATCGACTCGATCGCCCCGATGGCGCTGTGCACGCCATGGTCTTTATCACAGGTTATCATGGCGGCCTGTGGGGCGAGATAAAGGTGGTGGAGGAGACCAAACTCGTCGACGACAGAGTGGTCATCGATCTCGAGGGGCTTAAGGATAAGATCGCCCAACAAGGCCACGTGGCGCTGGATGGCCTGCTGTTCAAGTTCGACAGCGATCAGATGCTGCCCGAGGCAGACGAAGTGATCACCACCCTGGCCACCTACCTCAAGAGCCATCCCAAGCAGCACTTCTATGTGGTGGGTCACACGGATGACCAGGGCAAACAGGGCTACAACAAGGGGCTGTCGGAGCAGCGGGCCAAGGCGGTGGTCGCCACCCTCACCCAATCTCACGGCATCAACAAGGCTCAGCTCAGTCCCATGGGCGTGGGCGAATATGTGCCTGTGGCCAACAACCTGGATGAGGCGGGCAGACAGCGTAATCGTCGCGTGGAACTGGTACTGCGCTCAGACATGCAATAG